The proteins below come from a single Chitinophaga pinensis DSM 2588 genomic window:
- a CDS encoding response regulator — protein sequence MTHIVLVEDDAPIRFIFQLAFPSRNYSLTDLENSDKIINGEIDVPDVFILDKQISGINGLDVCRFIKSNDKFKNVPVIIMSAAVDIVAQAKEAGADAAISKPFSLNTLRETISRYSVGTATAICAES from the coding sequence ATGACACATATCGTACTGGTGGAAGACGACGCCCCGATAAGATTTATCTTTCAGCTTGCATTCCCTTCCCGGAATTATTCCCTCACTGATCTTGAAAACAGTGATAAAATCATCAATGGAGAGATCGATGTTCCCGATGTTTTTATACTGGACAAGCAGATTTCCGGCATTAACGGACTTGATGTTTGCCGTTTCATTAAGAGCAACGACAAATTTAAAAACGTGCCCGTTATTATTATGTCTGCTGCTGTGGATATCGTTGCCCAGGCAAAAGAAGCCGGCGCAGACGCTGCTATTTCGAAACCTTTCTCATTAAATACTTTACGGGAAACAATTTCAAGATATAGTGTAGGGACTGCCACTGCAATCTGCGCTGAGAGCTGA